A segment of the Streptomyces sp. NBC_01235 genome:
CCTGGTCACCTGGTCGAAGCCGTGGCTGCTGAACGTCGCCGGCGCGATCCCCGACGGGCGCAACGCGTGGGCGCCAGAGGCCATCTGGGACCCGGAGACCAACGACTACGTCCTGTACTGGGCGACGAACGCGACGCTCGACGGCGTGCTGAAGCACCGCATCTACTACGCCCGCACCAGCGACTTCCGCACCATCACCACCCCTCAGCTGTACATCGACCGCCCCGGCGACCAGGGCATCATCGACACCCAGATCATCGAGGTGCCCTCCGGTGTGGGGAACTACCGCTACGTGCGGGCCTCCGGCGACGGGCAGATCACGCTCGAAGGCAGCAACTCGATCCTCGGGACGTGGACCAGGCTCGGTGACCTCTCCGGCATCGGCCTGACCGGCTCGCAGGTCGAGGGCCCGATGTGGATGAAGTTCAACAACAGCAACCAGTGGGCCCTTTACCTCGACCAGTACGCCTCGAGTGGCGGCTACATGCCGGTCCTCACGACCGACCCGTCCAACCCGGCCGCCTACCAGAAGCAGGCGTCGAGCAGCTACAACATGGGCGGCACGAAGAAGCGGCACGGCTGGATCCTGAACCTGACGGCCGCCGAGGAGAGCCGTGTCCTCGCACGCTGGCCCAACACCGCGATCAACCGGCTCCAGTCGTACAACTACCAGGACCGGTACGTGCGGCACACCAACTTCGACGTGCGCATCGATCCGAACGTCAGCCCCGCCGACGACGCCCGGTTCCGGCTGAGAACCGGCCTGGCGGGCGACGGCACCGTCTCCTTCGAGTCGGTGAACTTCCCCGGGTACTTCCTGCGGCACTCCAACTACGACTTCCAGCTGGTCTACAACGACGGCACCGCCCAGTTCGCCGAGGACGCCAGCTTCCGCCAGGTCGCCGGGCTCGCCGACTCGTCCTGGTCGTCGTTCCAGTCGTACAACCACCCCGACCGGTACATCCGCCACTACGCCTACTACCTGAAGCTCGACCCGATCACCACCACGACGGGACGCAGCGATGCCACCTTCAATGTGACGAGCTGACCGCGCCACAGGGATGCCGGCGCCACTACCGCCGACTCTCACCCGGCCCCCGCCCTCCGGCGGGGACGGTGCCGGGCCGGCATCCCGCCAGCGAGGTGCGCACACCGCCTCACCATGTGGGAAGTTGTTTGATATTAAACATGCCCGGTCCGTTGACGCCCTCCGCCCCTGCCCCTACCTTCTGATCGACTTCGCGAACGGGATTCGCGATATCGAACAATGTCGTGTTCCGAAGGGAACTGCCGTGCCCGCACCCGTCCCCGCCCGTGGTCACGCGTCGGACAGCGCGACCATCCCCGCTTCGGGACCGGCGGTTGGCAATTCCCGTCGTAAGAGCGCCGGCGGGCCGTCCCGGTGATCCCGGGGGCCGGACCGCCACTTTCCTGGTGAACCGCAGGCCGGGCCCCGAGCGAAGGGGCCTCAAGACCGCGTCGGGGCGCCTCTGAAGAATCCTCGCGGCCCGGGCGACCATGGCCGCGGCCGTGGCTCCGTCAGCCGGTCCCGCCCCCGCGCTCCCCTCGCTGGTCACTCGTAAGTCCTCGGCCTCCGGGCCACCGTCCGCTCTCGCCTCGCACTCATCGTGCGCCGGTCGACGATCCCCCTTCGCCCCGGCCGGCGTGCAGGCCGGGGCGAAGGGGGCCCGGACCAGCAGGAAACCCGCTCCCGCCGACCGCTCTTTTGTGTGTTCGGTGGTCCCCCCGGAAGGAATCCCCATGCCCATCAAGCAGTTCGCCCACCGCGCAAGACAGGTGTGCAGAACAGCCCTCATCCGCACCGCCGTGCTCGCGACGGCTGCCGGTGCCCTGATCGGCCTCCAGCACCAGCAGGCCACCGAACTCGACCGGGCGCAGCCGGTCGCGGTGACGTCCAACCAGATCGCGGTACCTCCCGCGCCGATGGGCTGGGCCTCCTGGAACAGCTTCGCCGCGAAGATCGACGCCAGTGTGATCAAGGCGCAGACCGACGCGTTCGTCGCGGGCGGCCTGCCGGCGGCCGGCTACCAGTACGTCAACATCGACGAGGGCTGGTGGCAGGGCACCCGCGACAGCGCCGGCAACATCACCGTCGACGAGACCGAGTGGC
Coding sequences within it:
- a CDS encoding glycoside hydrolase family 43 protein, with protein sequence MPAFLARLAAILVAACLLFTSQTLTTPDRAAAADPGYLMVHFTGEGSTNQQMYLSHSTDGLHWNDLNGGGMVLRSTVGTKGVRDPAFVRSPAGDKYWIIATDLCISCGQNWDTAQNNGSRNLVVWESSDLVTWSKPWLLNVAGAIPDGRNAWAPEAIWDPETNDYVLYWATNATLDGVLKHRIYYARTSDFRTITTPQLYIDRPGDQGIIDTQIIEVPSGVGNYRYVRASGDGQITLEGSNSILGTWTRLGDLSGIGLTGSQVEGPMWMKFNNSNQWALYLDQYASSGGYMPVLTTDPSNPAAYQKQASSSYNMGGTKKRHGWILNLTAAEESRVLARWPNTAINRLQSYNYQDRYVRHTNFDVRIDPNVSPADDARFRLRTGLAGDGTVSFESVNFPGYFLRHSNYDFQLVYNDGTAQFAEDASFRQVAGLADSSWSSFQSYNHPDRYIRHYAYYLKLDPITTTTGRSDATFNVTS